In Pyrus communis chromosome 11, drPyrComm1.1, whole genome shotgun sequence, the sequence CACCACCGCAGCCGCAACCAATTGGTACTCGCTCCCGCCAAATCCTCACAATGAAGACCCGAAGCTCTCAGCTATCTCCCACGCCATCAAAAACCACTCTCAGTCTCTCGACTACTCCTCCTCTCTCAGAAAGCTCCTCCCTTCCCTCACAGCCCGTGACGTTATCAATCTCATCAACCTCAACCcccactctctctcccctctctctctcctctccttcttcGAGTGGCTCTCTTCTCACCCCACGTTTCGCCACACCGTCCAATCCTACTGCACCATGGCCCACTTCCTTTGCGCTCACCAAATGTACCCCCAAGCCCTCTCCCTCCTACGACTCGTCGTTTCTCGCAGGGGAAAGGATTCTGCATCTTCCGTCTTCGCTTCGATTCTCGAAACTAGAGGTACCCATCGGTCCAATTATGTGTTTGATGCTTTGATGAATGCGTATTTGGATTCCGGGTTTGTTTCCGATGCATTTCAGTGCTTTAGATTGCTTAGGAAGCATAATTTCCGAATCCCATTTCATGTTTGTGGCTGTTTGCTTGATAAAATGTTGAAGTTGAACTCGCCTGTGGTGGCCTGGGAGTATTTTTTGGAGATTTTGGACGCTGGGTTTCCACCGAAAGTGTACGCTTTCAATGTTTTGATGCACAAAATGTGTAAGGAAGGAAAAATTGAACAGGTCCAgatggtgtttgatgaaattggGAAGCGGGGTTTGCGCCCGAGTGTGGTTAGTTTCAATACTCTGATTAATGGGTATTGCAAATCCGGGAATCTGGAGGAGGGTTTTAGGTTGAAGAGAGGTATGGAGGAGAGCAGAACGTGGCCTGATGTATATACTTACAGTGTTTTGATCAATGGGTTGTGTAAGGAGTGTAGGCTGGATGACGCAAACttgttgtttgatgaaatgtGTGAGAGGGGGTTGGTTCCGAATTTTGTCACATTTACGACTTTGATTGACGGGCAGTGTAAGAATGGCAGGATTGATTTGGCAATGGAAATTTATCAGAAAATGTTGGGGAGAGGTATCAAACCAGATGTGATTTCGTATAATACACTCATAAATGGCCTTTGCAAGGTTGGTGATTTGAAGGAAGCTAGGAAGCTTGTTGAGGAGATGAATATGACTGGGGTGAAGCCTGACACGGTCACTTATACTACACTTATTGATGGATGCTGCAAAGAAGGAGATTTACATTCGGCGCTAGAGATAAGGCAGGGAATGATTATACAAGGGATTAAGCTTGACAATGTAGCTTTCACAGCCCTTATTTCGGGATTGGGTAGAGAGGGAAGAACCCTTGACGCTGAAAAAATGTTGAGGGAGATGTTAGATTCTGGCATGAAACCTGATGATGCCACGTATACAATGGTCATTGATGGGTTTTGCAAGAAGGGCAATGTTAAAATGGGTTTTAAGTTGCTCAAGGAGATGCAGAGTGATGACTATGTGCCGAGTGTTGTAACCTATAACGCTCTTATGAATGGACTATGCAAGCTAGGGCAGATGAAAAATGCTAGTATGCTCTTACATGCTATGATTAATTTGGGGGTGGCTCCAGATGACATTACATACAACATTCTATTGGAAGGGCACTGCAAGCATGGAAACCCAGAGGACTTTGAAAAGCTACGGAGTGAGAAAGGGCTTGCTCTTGATTATGCTTCATATACTTCGCTAGTTAGCGAATTCAGTAAGTTTTCAAAGGATCGTCGAAAGAGATGATTGGAGCAAGTTGCTGGAAGGAGATGTTTTGGCATTTTACGGACAGACCAAATATGCCAAAGAAGGAAAAGATTATCGGTATTTCATCCATACAAGGAATCAAATCTCTTCTTGACCTACTTTTATCCCATGTTACTATAGCATAGCTAATGCTCATGGCCTTCATATTGCATATGCCTGTTTTGGTTTCTCTTTGATGGAAAAATAGCAATACGTCTAGTACACTGTACTCCACAATGACTCTTGAGATTCAGCTTCATTCTGTGATAACTTCATGCATGAAACAATCATGCTTATGCACCATAGTGCGGGTTCGATCTCATTTCCTCTTTGAGTTCTTcctaacaactaactatttaGTTCACTAAAAACGCTATTGTCCTACTAAGAAaatatcaaatattaaaaataaatattttttaacttcaaagaaacaaattaattcaatttAGTAGCGTGCATGCCATGCACCCACACCCCATGGAATTGTGTCTTTAGCCCATTTTAACCAAATCAAGACCCGGCCTGTATTCAAACTCGTATCATTTTACAAAGTCTCGGTCCAAAACCCTAGGATCCGGATTCAGTTGGCGCGCCACGACGAACCCGACCCTATCTCCATTTCTAGCCACCAATCGACAGAGCGTTTCTTGCGTTGGATTCCTCTCTTCCTCTTGTTGATTTCTGCGGTGTTACATTGTCCAGAAACCGATCCATTTCAGCGAATCGAATCCCCAAAGTCCGTCATTTTCCGGCGATTTCAGCGACGGCGCAGGTAAGAAATTCGTTTTCATCATCTttcgttggttttttttttatgaatcgGGTTTGGACACCCAATTTTGATATGCGTTCATGTCAGATTACACTTGGTACAATTTTgattgtttggttttgttttcaaCTGTGCATTAAACCCCATAACCCTAAATATCGGATTATTTCATGTGAACCTAAATTCAATATTTGAATGAAATCTGGTGTGAGTGTGTGTCAGTGACTAAGATGGGAGCAGAAAATGTGGGGAATCGTCGTCCACATTCGGAGGATTCGGGTATCGTTTTGACTGGAACAGCAAATGCAAAGGAAGGTAATGGCGGTCTTGTTGACATTGGCGAGAGCAAAGATGCCTACCTTGCTCGAGTTGCACTTGCTGGTCTTCAAACAAATCGAGGTAATGTGCTTTCATTTTCAATTCTCAATTCGCAATtcgctttgttgttgatttgAATGCTTAACTTGATGTAGTCCAAGACTGCGAATTTCATTGACCAAGTAGGAAGTAGGAGGTAACTGATAGGAAATTTGGTTTATCTTTGGCGCAGGTAACGTAAAATGTGTTATCCAACGTGACGGAAAGGTTCATATACAAGGAGTCATGAACGGTGTTGAGCTTTTGAAAAACTCATCAACTGTGTACCATATGAGAGCCCAGCAACTATCCTCGCCTGGACCATTTACCCTTTCTTTCAGGCTCCCTGGACCTGTTGACCCCCGTCTGTTTTCTCCTCATTTCCAGCATGATGGAATCCTTGAGATCGTTGTTCTCAAATCCAGCAAATTAAGCAAAAAGTGAAAAATCAAGGCACATCCAAAGCCGGGCTGATTGAGTTGGGTGATGATGATGGAGACAGGAGTGACGCACACTAGGTCCGATGGTGATTTAGTCTTTCGTTTCCTATGTAAGTAACTCAATAGTTAAGGGAAGTTGATGGATTAACGTTTTGAGAATGTTTTCCGGCAAAAGGATTGTCTTAATGTGAAGCCCCTGGAGTGATTCTATTGTTattcttgttttaattttaatttttttttgctttcgcTTGCGCTAACCTGCCTATACCCTTCTCGTCCTTATGTCCTTAACCAAATGTTGAAGTTCAGTGCCTTCATTTGAAGATGACCAAGGTTCTGCATTGTGGCATTTGTAAGACTCCAGGGGCAATTCAGTCGTGTCACCAAGAGGGCTCATACAGTATGAGCCCTCTTGGTGATACGAGCGAATTGCCCTTCAGATGTCATTGCTAAACCGGTGGAACGACTCTAGTGGCTGCAGTGGATTGAAATTCAAGCAAAGACGAGGCAGTCTTTCATGCTGATGCCATTTGCCAAAGCTTTTCGGTACGTATATTAAACTTCTAGTTATAGTTTAGCATCCACATCTCAAAAGGAGGAAAATGAAATCTACAGAAGCTGCTCTTTGAAATTATTTCGGAACATCCTCGTTGACAATAATTTTCCTCAAACTTGTAAATTAGTTTGGAACATCCTTTTACATCTGTTTCTCGCACACAAAAGTTTTACAAAAGCCTGGCTCTTTACATTACGAGAAGTCCATAACTCTCCAACATCAGATATCAACATAAATGAGCAGTGACACAACCAATTTACTTGTAAAATAGTACTAGTAAGCAAATTTACATGAGTAAAAATTCCTAAGCTCCCAAATACATAACATTTCTTAGCTTCTGTGTGATCATATACTTAACAAATTCAGCAGCTACATGCATTTAGGTAaacaaagtgaaaaaaaaaaaaaaaaaaaagaaaaacccaattTTGTAAGGGacatagagagaaaaaaaaagtgaaattggATGATGGGGAAACTTACAAATTAGCAAAGGAGCAgtgttcaattttcaattttttttaactgaaaaatAGCTACCAGGCAAAAtatcaattttcaaaaaagtaaaaaaaaaaaaaaaaaaaaaaaaaaaactgaaaataatatGATTATCAAATGACCCATTTTGAGTTAATATTTGGATTTTTAGTACTTGTGAACGGCTTTTTTTTTACAAGCAACGATAGATTGGTATTTCATTCATCATCTCAAACAGTACATGAGTGCCAATTAGGTACAATACTCCAGTGATCAAACAATAATCTAGAGGTGAATTTGCTCAAGCAAGGCAACAATAATAAAACCTCTAAACGGCTACCACATGTGCGAAAACTTTAAAGCTCAAATTCAATATAATTGTGATAGTATCACTGCTCCTTTGTTTTTGTCCTTGCAATCAAAGCTCAAATATGAATACTCGAGGTTCACAAACGAGAGacttaagaacaaaactttCTAAAATATATCTTCAGAATTCAGATTGGAGACAAGTATGTCATATTCATTCACATAATTATGAAAATTATTCATATTTATAATCGTAAAATTAACCATCGGTCGTACCCTCATAATTATGTATACATTGAGTATGGGCAACGATTTCATCAGTAAGTCATAAGTAACGAAAAAAAAACTATCAAATCATGAATAAAACCATAAAACATTCACATCCAAAACTATGACTAGCGAAAACATACAATAAGAAAATATAGAGTGAGCCGGATTTGGAGACAATTATGGTACTTCTTGCTCACATAACCATATCAAAAAATTTCGGTTTCCTCAAATTCGTCCCCATATATACCCAAGTTCGGGGACAAACAAAATTGCTTGTTAAAGTCCAAAATGATAATTATATAATGTTTTAGCTCTTTAGCCCTTAATCATACTTATCTTCTGATTAggaaaaagttaataaaaaatctGACCGTCCCCCACTTCCCACTCTCTTATAAAGGTCTATAAATAGGGAGAGCCAAACCATACGTTATGTTAAGATTTGTATTTCGTACACGTCGTCTTTGATGTAATATAAAAAACGAATAGATATGATTTGCATATCTATTAGTATTATAGGTGGAAGATTTGAATAAAAAGCGACAAATCAACAACGTTTATTGACAAATGAGACAAGGCAAGATATTCAACATGACAGTGGGAACAGCCCTTTCTTCGTATACACGCCTTTGCGGCTACATCTTCTGCCATATTTACATATCCTACCTGCCACCACCATTGCTCGCCCAATAGTTTGATTCGTTTATTTCTAAAAGCATTTCTACCTCACTAAGATAATTACTATCCAGGCAATTTGGTAAAGGTAATTATTACTTTAGTGAATAGTAATTGTCCATGTGTATCTTCACCTCTAGATGAACTGTTCATGCAAttggtattaaaaaaaatttaatttttagggtTAAAAAAAGTAATTGTCCATGTGAAAATGAGTTGTTCGAAATGGAAGAGTAAGAGGATGAAGAACGAAGAAGGGAAAGAGATGCACATACATGTCGTGTCGTGTAAGCTATGGCGGTAATCTCTAGACCCAATCGTTCCTAAACCCTCAATAGAATTTCTCAGAAATAAGCTAAATAATGGTAC encodes:
- the LOC137707691 gene encoding increased DNA methylation 3-like, with amino-acid sequence MGAENVGNRRPHSEDSGIVLTGTANAKEGNGGLVDIGESKDAYLARVALAGLQTNRGNVKCVIQRDGKVHIQGVMNGVELLKNSSTVYHMRAQQLSSPGPFTLSFRLPGPVDPRLFSPHFQHDGILEIVVLKSSKLSKK
- the LOC137749298 gene encoding putative pentatricopeptide repeat-containing protein At1g09680 translates to MALFKIPRSYQLLSSPHTYNCRYCLRFSSATTTAAATNWYSLPPNPHNEDPKLSAISHAIKNHSQSLDYSSSLRKLLPSLTARDVINLINLNPHSLSPLSLLSFFEWLSSHPTFRHTVQSYCTMAHFLCAHQMYPQALSLLRLVVSRRGKDSASSVFASILETRGTHRSNYVFDALMNAYLDSGFVSDAFQCFRLLRKHNFRIPFHVCGCLLDKMLKLNSPVVAWEYFLEILDAGFPPKVYAFNVLMHKMCKEGKIEQVQMVFDEIGKRGLRPSVVSFNTLINGYCKSGNLEEGFRLKRGMEESRTWPDVYTYSVLINGLCKECRLDDANLLFDEMCERGLVPNFVTFTTLIDGQCKNGRIDLAMEIYQKMLGRGIKPDVISYNTLINGLCKVGDLKEARKLVEEMNMTGVKPDTVTYTTLIDGCCKEGDLHSALEIRQGMIIQGIKLDNVAFTALISGLGREGRTLDAEKMLREMLDSGMKPDDATYTMVIDGFCKKGNVKMGFKLLKEMQSDDYVPSVVTYNALMNGLCKLGQMKNASMLLHAMINLGVAPDDITYNILLEGHCKHGNPEDFEKLRSEKGLALDYASYTSLVSEFSKFSKDRRKR